In the genome of Vicia villosa cultivar HV-30 ecotype Madison, WI linkage group LG7, Vvil1.0, whole genome shotgun sequence, one region contains:
- the LOC131615890 gene encoding uncharacterized protein LOC131615890 isoform X2 → MAVPSDKDHTPKSDSINACCDQWRNKYLKAQESRNALRQAVKFLECKINEIQAYNNKVCADKIETGVKVEECYAVEKNELCSLKSRRGCDGGTLNWDENEKVLAFQACIAEKDKEICRLKELLEIEKRRADSKRKRVAETLKLLEQEKNRGAQIARIKMENAEGYRVHIGQLEKQVSEAKQKSKSEMSAFKKVIRRFDCKKRKILAEKRRAELEMAKANENLEEIEKHKAVELVKLKEQKALAEDNWNKFTAEKCRADKMSQQLEEDKRTIEDLKRKIHELSSLREHIEMASEISAEAQSSRCSEVKHLKSNPMVEKLRAKHTKQKYKLEASHYSILRHELGRLKVCFVQFLHRFDVLDASFLPVSGSIQDQTKFFVMDTFGLMVIVLKSLIMSPEGESLSDVTASCLPSTNPRHTEFCTNVSCPFLERDESIDGIANLLLEEINNCWFQGIKQVDLSDSGLMPGNGNVRQWSKGEGDQCATNKNNDVSSCLRNCSVSDTRPHALKNAILCRLSDIASLVELVANKMSWHWTDIKLVPQLLNMLDTCVEEKIVIVIIVLLGQLGRIGIDNGGYEDRGVENLRCNLFAYLCRFSSTKATLSVQIATVNILFGLLPTGLETLFLTNISPSAYSKTVSDNVETLRKWFFGLGQEDQQVLLSGILKHTNVYNKSNLSLLSHLHRFSEPMIH, encoded by the exons ATGGCAGTACCATCGGATAAGGATCACACACCGAAATCCGACTCCATTAACGCTTGTTGTGACCAG TGGAGAAACAAATACTTGAAGGCTCAAGAATCACGTAATGCTCTTCGCCAAGCTGTCAAGTTTCTTGAATGCAAAATCAATGAAATTCAGGCTTATAACAATAAAG TATGTGCTGACAAAATTGAAACTGGGGTAAAAGTGGAAGAATGTTATGCTGTGGAGAAGAATGAACTCTGTAGCTTAAAGTCTCGGAGAGGATGTGACGGGGGTACTCTGAATTGGGACGAGAATGAGAAGGTATTAGCGTTTCAAGCTTGTATAGCTGAGAAGGACAAGGAAATTTGTAGATTAAAGGAGCTTTTGGAGATTGAAAAGAGAAGAGCTGATTCTAAGAGGAAGAGAGTTGCCGAAACTTTGAAGTTACTGGAACAAGAAAAGAATAGGGGGGCACAAATTGCGAGAATTAAAATGGAGAATGCAGAGGGGTATAGGGTTCATATTGGTCAATTGGAGAAACAAGTTAGTGAAGCAAAACAGAAATCGAAATCTGAGATGTCTGCATTTAAAAAGGTGATCCGAAGGTTTGATTGTAAAAAGCGCAAGATATTGGCAGAGAAAAGAAGAGCCGAGTTAGAGATGGCAAAAGCGAACGAAAATTTGGAGGAGATTGAAAAACACAAAGCCGTTGAGTTGGTTAAACTAAAGGAGCAAAAGGCACTTGCAGAAGATAACTGGAACAAGTTCACAGCTGAGAAATGTCGCGCTGATAAGATGTCTCAGCAGCTAGAAGAAGATAAGAGGACAATTGAGGATTTGAAGCGGAAGATACATGAGCTCTCATCCCTAAGAGAACACATTGAAATGGCCTCTGAGATCAGTGCCGAAGCTCAAAGTAGTCGATGCTCTGAAGTGAAACATTTGAAAAGCAATCCGATGGTTGAAAAGTTACGAGCAAAGCATACCAAGCAAAAATATAAGTTAGAAGCAAGTCATTACAGTATTTTACGACACGAATTAGGTCGTCTAAAGGTTTGTTTTGTTCAGTTTCTACATCGCTTTGATGTACTGGACGCATCCTTTTTGCCTGTTTCTGGAAGTATACAGGACCAAACAAAG TTTTTCGTCATGGATACTTTTGGTTTGATGGTGATTGTTTTGAAGTCTCTAATTATGTCACCCGAGGGTGAGAGCCTATCTGATGTTACTGCTTCTTGTCTCCCTTCAACGAACCCACGGCATACTGAATTTTGTACAAATGTTAGTTGCCCCTTCTTAGAAAGGGATGAATCCATTGACGGCATTGCAAATTTGCTCTTAGAAGAGATAAATAACTGTTGGTTTCAAGGGATAAAACAAGTTGATTTGTCAGATTCTGGATTGATGCCAGGCAATGGTAATGTTAGACAATGGTCTAAAGGGGAAGGAGATCAATGTGCCACTAACAAGAATAATGATGTTTCCAGTTGTTTGAGAAATTGTTCGGTTTCTGATACTCGACCACATGCTCTTAAGAATGCCATCCTCTGCCGCCTTAGTGATATTGCATCATTGGTGGAACTGGTAGCAAACAAAATG AGCTGGCACTGGACTGATATCAAACTTGTTCCTCAGCTGCTCAACATGCTTGACACATGTGTAGAGGAGAAAATTGTCATTGTTATCATTGTACTTCTCGGTCAACTTGGGAG GATTGGAATTGATAATGGTGGATATGAAGATCGAGGAGTTGAAAACCTGAGATGTAATTTGTTTGCTTATTTATGCCGCTTCTCTTCCACAAAAGCAACCCTTTCTGTTCAAATTGCTACTGTCAATATTCTCTTTGGCCTTCTTCCTACTGGTCTTGAAACCCTTTTCCTTACTAACATCAGTCCTTCAGCATATTCTAAGACTGTTTCAGACAATGTTGAAACTTTGAGGAAGTGGTTCTTTGGACTGGGTCAAGAAGATCAACAAGTATTGCTATCTGGTATTTTGAAACACACCAATGTATATAATAAGTCAAATTTGTCTTTACTTTCACATTTACATAGGTTTTCCGAGCCGATGATTCATTGA
- the LOC131615892 gene encoding pentatricopeptide repeat-containing protein At5g64320, mitochondrial — translation MLKTLKSPIHITRTILLCIKIPSFSLCTTTSLRRNDESETDTEWEKLLKPFDLKQLQRSLNPITPSQLYKLLELPLDIPTSMELFEKAGSQRGYCHSFYVYYLLIDKLGDVGEFKIIDKLLKQMKEEGVVFKESIFILIMRYYGKAGLPGQATRLLLDMWNVYCFEPTFKSYNVVLEILVAGDCPKVVPNVFYDMLSRGISPTVHTFGVVMKGFCMVNEVDSACSLLRDMTKHGCVPNSVIYQTLIHALSESNRVNEAMKLLEEMFLMGCEPDVQTFNDVIHGLCKDGRIHEAAKLLDRMLLRGFTADALIYGYLMHGLCRMGQVDEARSLLSKIPNPNTVLYNTLINGYVATGRFEEAKSLLYNNMVISGFEPDAFTFNIMIDGLCKKGHLVSAFEFLNEMVEKGFDPNVITYTILINGFCKQGRFEEAFEVVSSMSSKGVSLNTVGYNCLIGALCKDGKIQDALQMYNEMSSKGCKPDIYTFNSLIYGLCQNNKMEEALGLYHDMFLEGVIANTVTYNTLIHAFLRGDSIQQAHKLVDEMLFRGCPLDNITYNGLIKALCKTGAIEQGLGLLEEMLGKGIFPNIYSCNILINSFCRTGKVNDALQFLRDMIHRGLTPDIVTYNSLINGLCKIGRVQEALNLFNGLQAEGIRPDVVTYNTLISTYCYVGLFNDACLLLYKGVDNGFIPNEITWSILINYFVKKYQRE, via the coding sequence ATGTTGAAAACCCTCAAATCCCCAATTCACATCACTAGAACCATTCTACTTTGCATAAAAATCCCATCTTTTTCACTATGCACAACAACATCACTCAGAAGAAACGATGAATCAGAAACTGACACAGAATGGGAAAAATTGCTCAAACCCTTTGACCTCAAACAACTCCAAAGGTCACTCAATCCAATTACCCCATCTCAGCTTTATAAATTGCTGGAACTCCCTCTTGATATTCCCACTTCAATGGAGTTGTTTGAAAAAGCTGGTTCACAACGAGGGTATTGTCACTCTTTTTATGTTTATTATCTCTTAATTGATAAGCTTGGTGATGTTGGTGAGTTCAAAATTATAGATAAGTTGTTGaaacaaatgaaagaagaaggTGTTGTGTTTAAAGAAtcgatttttattttgattatgagATATTATGGGAAAGCTGGTTTACCTGGTCAAGCAACTAGGCTTTTGTTGGATATGTGGAATGTTTATTGTTTTGAACCGACGTTTAAATCATATAATGTTGTGTTGGAGATTCTTGTTGCTGGAGATTGTCCTAAGGTTGTGCCTAATGTTTTCTATGATATGTTGAGTAGAGGGATTTCGCCGACTGTTCATACGTTTGGTGTGGTTATGAAAGGCTTTTGTATGGTTAATGAGGTTGATTCGGCTTGTTCGCTTTTGAGGGATATGACGAAGCATGGTTGTGTTCCGAATTCTGTTATTTATCAGACGTTGATTCATGCACTTTCGGAGAGTAATAGAGTGAATGAAGCGATGAAGTTGCTTGAGGAAATGTTTTTGATGGGTTGTGAACCGGATGTACAGACGTTCAATGATGTTATTCATGGACTTTGTAAAGATGGTCGGATTCATGAGGCGGCGAAGTTGCTTGATCGAATGCTTCTTCGAGGTTTTACTGCCGATGCTCTAATTTACGGGTATTTGATGCATGGTTTGTGTAGGATGGGGCAAGTTGATGAGGCAAGGTCGTTGTTAAGCAAAATTCCTAACCCTAATACAGTGCTTTATAACACGTTGATTAATGGTTATGTTGCTACTGGAAGGTTTGAAGAAGCTAAGAGTCTTTTGTACAATAACATGGTAATTTCCGGCTTTGAGCCTGATGCGTTCACGTTTAACATAATGATCGATGGACTTTGCAAGAAAGGGCATTTGGTCTCTGCTTTTGAATTCTTGAATGAAATGGTAGAGAAAGGTTTTGATCCTAATGTGATCACTTACACTATATTGATAAATGGTTTCTGTAAGCAGGGCCGGTTCGAGGAAGCTTTTGAAGTTGTGAGTAGCATGTCATCCAAGGGTGTTAGTCTGAATACTGTCGGCTACAATTGCTTGATCGGTGCTCTTTGTAAAGACGGGAAGATTCAAGATGCCTTGCAGATGTATAATGAAATGTCAAGCAAAGGATGTAAACCCGACATTTACACATTCAATTCTTTAATATATGGACTATGCCAGAACAATAAGATGGAAGAAGCGCTGGGTTTGTATCATGACATGTTCTTGGAGGGTGTTATTGCCAACACTGTAACATACAATACATTGATTCATGCATTTCTTAGGGGAGATTCAATTCAACAAGCGCATAAGCTTGTTGATGAAATGTTATTTAGAGGGTGCCCCCTTGATAATATTACTTATAATGGCCTTATTAAAGCTCTTTGTAAAACCGGGGCAATTGAGCAAGGTTTGGGATTGCTCGAAGAAATGCTTGGGAAAgggatttttccaaatatttattCTTGTAATATTCTGATAAATTCCTTCTGTAGAACTGGAAAAGTAAATGATGCTCTTCAGTTTCTTCGAGATATGATTCATCGTGGCTTGACACCAGATATAGTTACTTATAACTCCTTGATTAATGGTCTTTGCAAGATCGGCCGCGTTCAGGAGGCTTTGAACCTTTTTAACGGGCTTCAAGCTGAAGGAATTCGTCCTGACGTGGTTACATACAACACACTGATCAGTACGTACTGCTACGTGGGGTTGTTTAATGATGCATGTCTGCTTTTGTACAAAGGTGTGGATAATGGTTTCATACCTAATGAAATCACTTGGTCAATATtgataaattattttgtaaaaaagtATCAAAGGGAGTAA
- the LOC131615890 gene encoding uncharacterized protein LOC131615890 isoform X1 has product MAVPSDKDHTPKSDSINACCDQWRNKYLKAQESRNALRQAVKFLECKINEIQAYNNKVCADKIETGVKVEECYAVEKNELCSLKSRRGCDGGTLNWDENEKVLAFQACIAEKDKEICRLKELLEIEKRRADSKRKRVAETLKLLEQEKNRGAQIARIKMENAEGYRVHIGQLEKQVSEAKQKSKSEMSAFKKVIRRFDCKKRKILAEKRRAELEMAKANENLEEIEKHKAVELVKLKEQKALAEDNWNKFTAEKCRADKMSQQLEEDKRTIEDLKRKIHELSSLREHIEMASEISAEAQSSRCSEVKHLKSNPMVEKLRAKHTKQKYKLEASHYSILRHELGRLKVCFVQFLHRFDVLDASFLPVSGSIQDQTKKFFVMDTFGLMVIVLKSLIMSPEGESLSDVTASCLPSTNPRHTEFCTNVSCPFLERDESIDGIANLLLEEINNCWFQGIKQVDLSDSGLMPGNGNVRQWSKGEGDQCATNKNNDVSSCLRNCSVSDTRPHALKNAILCRLSDIASLVELVANKMSWHWTDIKLVPQLLNMLDTCVEEKIVIVIIVLLGQLGRIGIDNGGYEDRGVENLRCNLFAYLCRFSSTKATLSVQIATVNILFGLLPTGLETLFLTNISPSAYSKTVSDNVETLRKWFFGLGQEDQQVLLSGILKHTNVYNKSNLSLLSHLHRFSEPMIH; this is encoded by the exons ATGGCAGTACCATCGGATAAGGATCACACACCGAAATCCGACTCCATTAACGCTTGTTGTGACCAG TGGAGAAACAAATACTTGAAGGCTCAAGAATCACGTAATGCTCTTCGCCAAGCTGTCAAGTTTCTTGAATGCAAAATCAATGAAATTCAGGCTTATAACAATAAAG TATGTGCTGACAAAATTGAAACTGGGGTAAAAGTGGAAGAATGTTATGCTGTGGAGAAGAATGAACTCTGTAGCTTAAAGTCTCGGAGAGGATGTGACGGGGGTACTCTGAATTGGGACGAGAATGAGAAGGTATTAGCGTTTCAAGCTTGTATAGCTGAGAAGGACAAGGAAATTTGTAGATTAAAGGAGCTTTTGGAGATTGAAAAGAGAAGAGCTGATTCTAAGAGGAAGAGAGTTGCCGAAACTTTGAAGTTACTGGAACAAGAAAAGAATAGGGGGGCACAAATTGCGAGAATTAAAATGGAGAATGCAGAGGGGTATAGGGTTCATATTGGTCAATTGGAGAAACAAGTTAGTGAAGCAAAACAGAAATCGAAATCTGAGATGTCTGCATTTAAAAAGGTGATCCGAAGGTTTGATTGTAAAAAGCGCAAGATATTGGCAGAGAAAAGAAGAGCCGAGTTAGAGATGGCAAAAGCGAACGAAAATTTGGAGGAGATTGAAAAACACAAAGCCGTTGAGTTGGTTAAACTAAAGGAGCAAAAGGCACTTGCAGAAGATAACTGGAACAAGTTCACAGCTGAGAAATGTCGCGCTGATAAGATGTCTCAGCAGCTAGAAGAAGATAAGAGGACAATTGAGGATTTGAAGCGGAAGATACATGAGCTCTCATCCCTAAGAGAACACATTGAAATGGCCTCTGAGATCAGTGCCGAAGCTCAAAGTAGTCGATGCTCTGAAGTGAAACATTTGAAAAGCAATCCGATGGTTGAAAAGTTACGAGCAAAGCATACCAAGCAAAAATATAAGTTAGAAGCAAGTCATTACAGTATTTTACGACACGAATTAGGTCGTCTAAAGGTTTGTTTTGTTCAGTTTCTACATCGCTTTGATGTACTGGACGCATCCTTTTTGCCTGTTTCTGGAAGTATACAGGACCAAACAAAG AAGTTTTTCGTCATGGATACTTTTGGTTTGATGGTGATTGTTTTGAAGTCTCTAATTATGTCACCCGAGGGTGAGAGCCTATCTGATGTTACTGCTTCTTGTCTCCCTTCAACGAACCCACGGCATACTGAATTTTGTACAAATGTTAGTTGCCCCTTCTTAGAAAGGGATGAATCCATTGACGGCATTGCAAATTTGCTCTTAGAAGAGATAAATAACTGTTGGTTTCAAGGGATAAAACAAGTTGATTTGTCAGATTCTGGATTGATGCCAGGCAATGGTAATGTTAGACAATGGTCTAAAGGGGAAGGAGATCAATGTGCCACTAACAAGAATAATGATGTTTCCAGTTGTTTGAGAAATTGTTCGGTTTCTGATACTCGACCACATGCTCTTAAGAATGCCATCCTCTGCCGCCTTAGTGATATTGCATCATTGGTGGAACTGGTAGCAAACAAAATG AGCTGGCACTGGACTGATATCAAACTTGTTCCTCAGCTGCTCAACATGCTTGACACATGTGTAGAGGAGAAAATTGTCATTGTTATCATTGTACTTCTCGGTCAACTTGGGAG GATTGGAATTGATAATGGTGGATATGAAGATCGAGGAGTTGAAAACCTGAGATGTAATTTGTTTGCTTATTTATGCCGCTTCTCTTCCACAAAAGCAACCCTTTCTGTTCAAATTGCTACTGTCAATATTCTCTTTGGCCTTCTTCCTACTGGTCTTGAAACCCTTTTCCTTACTAACATCAGTCCTTCAGCATATTCTAAGACTGTTTCAGACAATGTTGAAACTTTGAGGAAGTGGTTCTTTGGACTGGGTCAAGAAGATCAACAAGTATTGCTATCTGGTATTTTGAAACACACCAATGTATATAATAAGTCAAATTTGTCTTTACTTTCACATTTACATAGGTTTTCCGAGCCGATGATTCATTGA